Proteins found in one Crassostrea angulata isolate pt1a10 chromosome 3, ASM2561291v2, whole genome shotgun sequence genomic segment:
- the LOC128177106 gene encoding protein FAM136A-like isoform X1 — MSHPNTDPSDCDSQKVDGAHARLENAFNKMMDKIDKDVIRQNYEDMFLCSANCYKDRTSPIEDLHSCTERCNIKLEENKDFFQRELDSVERSIDRCERDCTELMQNLSNADSNTQSLQNCLSKCVDTHIDQFPSLIKRLKQGQI, encoded by the exons ATGTCGCACCCCAACACAG ATCCCAGTGACTGCGACAGTCAGAAAGTTGATGGTGCCCATGCACGATTGGAAAatgcttttaacaaaatgatggACAAAATTGACAAAGACGTTATCAGGCAAAACTAT GAAGACATGTTTTTGTGTTCTGCTAACTGTTACAAAGACAGAACTAGTCCAATAGAAGATCTCCACAGCTGTACTGAAAGGTGCAACATAAAGCTAGAGGAAAACAAAGACTTCTTTCAAAGGGAACTGGATAGTGTCGAA CGCAGCATAGACCGTTGTGAGAGGGATTGTACAGAACTTATGCAGAACCTAAGTAATGCAGACAGCAATACACAGAGCCTGCAGAATTGTCTCAGTAAATGTGTGGACACCCACATAGATCAGTTCCCTTCACTAATAAAGAGACTTAAACAGGGGCAAATATGA
- the LOC128177106 gene encoding protein FAM136A-like isoform X2, with amino-acid sequence MMDKIDKDVIRQNYEDMFLCSANCYKDRTSPIEDLHSCTERCNIKLEENKDFFQRELDSVERSIDRCERDCTELMQNLSNADSNTQSLQNCLSKCVDTHIDQFPSLIKRLKQGQI; translated from the exons atgatggACAAAATTGACAAAGACGTTATCAGGCAAAACTAT GAAGACATGTTTTTGTGTTCTGCTAACTGTTACAAAGACAGAACTAGTCCAATAGAAGATCTCCACAGCTGTACTGAAAGGTGCAACATAAAGCTAGAGGAAAACAAAGACTTCTTTCAAAGGGAACTGGATAGTGTCGAA CGCAGCATAGACCGTTGTGAGAGGGATTGTACAGAACTTATGCAGAACCTAAGTAATGCAGACAGCAATACACAGAGCCTGCAGAATTGTCTCAGTAAATGTGTGGACACCCACATAGATCAGTTCCCTTCACTAATAAAGAGACTTAAACAGGGGCAAATATGA
- the LOC128176530 gene encoding protein FAM136A-like: MAQNVEDAQARVRDAFNKMMEGLDKDIIRQRQEDMHTCAAKCYSDRKSPIESVERCANICNAKLQDASVFVQREVEGFQNRISRCAMDCQDAARDKITENTKESDIARFKEDMEKCVVNCVDTHIAQLPSLEKRLRLGLTKGKYD; encoded by the exons ATGGCGCAGAACGTTGAGGACGCGCAAGCACGTGTGCGAGATGCCTTTAACAAGATGATGGAAGGGTTAGACAAAGACATCATTCGCCAGAGACAG GAAGATATGCACACTTGTGCTGCCAAGTGTTACAGTGATAGAAAAAGTCCAATAGAAAGTGTAGAGAGATGTGCAAATATCTGCAATGCAAAGCTACAGGATGCATCAGTTTTTGTTCAGAGAGAAGTTGAAGGTTTCCAG AATCGTATCTCCCGATGTGCAATGGACTGTCAGGATGCAGCGCGGGACAAGATAACTGAGAACACCAAGGAAAGCGACATAGCAAGGTTTAAAGAAGACATGGAGAAATGCGTAGTCAATTGTGTGGACACTCATATAGCACAGCTTCCCTCACTAGAAAAGAGGTTACGGCTCGGACTAACGAAGGGGAAATACGACTGA